CTGCAAAAGATGGAAGAGGATTCAACAGGTCTCATCTTTGGGAAGAGGACAGTGGTGGCTATGGATGGAGGCTTGTATGAGCATTACCCCCAGTACAAAAGATACTTAAAAGATGCTGTTAAAGAGATTTTAGGGTTGGAAAAATCAAAGATTGTGGTTATAGAACACACGAAAGACGGGTCTGGTATAGGGGCTTCTCTCCTTGCTGCTTCAAACTCCGAATATGAGCACGACTTCTAGGGTGTGACAACATCCTGATGACCGACTTATAGTATGGACATTTAATTTATCTCCAAGTCAGAAAAGTATCGAATTTAGTTTTGTATTGTAATATAATTTGTCATTGGGTTAATAATTAAGAGTGAAGAGAATAAGAGCAAAGAACACAATAAGAGTCTGGAAAATTGCTTCAATGTTATAATGTAGCTGTATTTTTAGAACTCATGCACCATTTTCCTATGGTGCAATTTTGTGTATGTTTTATGCAGCAACCATTCCATTCTAGTTAACGATTGTATTTAATCACTGATTAAATTAGTTTAGTATCCTTGTAGCAGAACTCACATGGGATCCTTTTTTCACTTCTTGGTTCTCATATTCTATACAAAATGATTGTGATGCTTTCACCAAATCTTCTGCATCAGTAATAGGAGaaatattcttttgaaaaacagttttttttttttcctgttcttTTCCACACTGCTCTTTTATACAATATCACAATGACACTAAAGGCAGACTCTCAAAAAATACGTTATATTAGGAATGAATAGACCATGAAATAGAATTCTAGTGCTGATAAAATGAGTTTTAAGTATTAATTATTTTCAACATCTTCatggaatatatataaatttacctTCATGGAAAACAACTATTAATTTGACTCAAAGCATTATGATTCTCTACCATCATAGAGTCTCGACTCAAGTCTTTATAGATCTTGTGCCCTCACTTTTTcatttcaaataacaaattactaTCTAGTTACTCTTTGTTTGAAAGCATGGTATAACAAATCTTTTAAGACCTGGTTTTCACTTTATTCATTTGACATCTACAATGGGTTGACCTATTTTCATGATTATCTCCCTTTCTACAAAGCTAATCTTCGGTCAATTATAATTAGAGTTCTCATTAAACCCATTTGTTCTAAGCTAATTGCAGGACCCCATATCTTTGTGCTCTGCAGCAGGACAACTCAGATGATCTTAAAAATTTCGGACCAATCCTGTATGATATAGCTAATAATGCATTTAGGATTAAAGTTGTGAATACGAGtacatataaatattatatgtttataactttatatatacaagtataaaatatatttatatagatttgattttggattgtgtaaatttataagATAGTATCTCTTGTAACTCAATCGACATCTCTTGTATTTTTAACTAAGGCATCTAGGATTTAAGTTCTCATTTCCTTGTCAACTCTAATATTATTATACTTTTATAAATTCTTAAACGAAAGTTATTATATATcattcatggttttaaaaatcagaaTGGTCAAAGAGCTAGAATAAGGGATTGGTTCTTAATTTTTACTggttggtttggtttttaaagTTGTGATGTTATTAactctaataataatatgattaaattatgaaaaaaaatttacttatagCATTTGCATTGGATGTTCTAAAAACATTTCTATTTTAATACactaaaaagttactttatatatttttacatagcATTAAACATTATACTTTACATCACATCTTATATTCTTCTAtgtaacacattaaaataatatatatatatatatatatatataatattaaaataacattgaCTCAAAACACAACCCAAAGCAAAtgataactaatttttttttacaattttttatattttccataaaagtagaataaattttttttaattaaaatagtcCACTAACAACAAcccatgaattaaaaaaaaaggagagagaaaattgaaagttgaattaaaaagaattttttagttATTGGCATTGTGCACAATGTGTTTTATTAAGAAGTAGTATTTATGACgtttatttttaatgataattctTTATCACCCTGTCAAGATTCGAAATCTAAATCTATTATTCAAGAAACTTTATCTGTTGACCTATCcgaaacacaaaaataaataaaattggcgCACCGTTGATTGGTCTGATTTTACATACGCGATACGTTACGGTTTTCACCCGTTGTCTCTTCTCGCAAAGACTTTGAACCTGCGACTGGTACTTGAGCTGTGCCCTAGATTTTCGCTCtctccaaaatccaaatccattTCAATTTCTAGCTCCTCTCTTGCTTAATTTCCTTCGTTTTCATTCAACAATGGTAATCCAATtatcactttttcatatttatttgtcTCTGATTTTTTCGTTGTTCAAAGAAAAATGAGTTTCAATGTTGTTGATCGTTTCGTTAAAATCTTTGTGAATTTGGCAGATCCGGTTCATTCTATTGCAGAACAGGCAAGGAAAGACCCGTCTTGCCAAGTACTACGTTCCTCTCGAGGATTCCGAGAAACACAAGGTCGAATACGAGGTATGATCTTCATGTTTTGATTCTAGTCTATAAATGTTTTTTTCGATTTTTCTAGGGTTTTGAATTTGATGGGTTTTTGTAGGTTCATCGATTGGTGGTAAACAGAGATCCCAAGTTCACGAATTTCGTCGAGGTCAAAATTCCCTATGCTTTGACTTAGTTATGGAGAAATTGTTGGGAAAATGAATGGGGTTTAGAACTTTGATTCTCACATTTCATATGTTTGTGACCCAAGAAATTAAAAGCACTTCATTTATAGTTTGGCAACTAAGTTTAATCTGCTGGCTGAAAATTGTTTACTCCATTGCTTCTGTTAATCTGCAATTCGTCGCAATGTTGTATGATGTTTGATGGAATTGTGAGTTTCTTTCATGGTTGTTATCAATGTGTCAATTAGGCTATAGTTGGTTCTGGCAATGGCTGGGTTTtatgctttaattttctttattgcGGCTTGTAGTTaatatattatgaaattattgcTAAGTGCTGATAATGTGATTATTATGCATTTTACAGTTCCGCACTCATAAGGTAATCTACAGGCGCTATGCTGGGTTATTTTTCTCGCTCTGCGTCGACATTACTGATAATGAGTTGGCTTATTTGGAGTGCATCCATTTATTCGTGGAGATATTGGATCATTTCTTCAGCAATGTGTGCGAGCTAGATTTAGTTTTTaacttccacaaggtttgtCGCTTATCAAGATTTTTCTGTGCAATTATCTGCAAAGAAGTATTTGTCTATCGATTTTTCTTGTATATGTCTATTGATTCTAGTGTCTAGCACTTCATGCTGTTACAAAAGTATCTTCTGAAATAATATTTCCACCTAAAGAAGTATCTAGGAAAAAGATGGAAAGTCCTACACAAATAAGCATGTTTATTGAATAACAGTATTGTGCACGTGAAAGTGTCATCTGAAATGGTGCTTTCTTTTTGgactaagaaagaaaaagagccCTTTCTATATCTAGAAAtgtaattattaaaaagaatgcTTTCAATACTATGATCAAAGGTTTTTTAGGAagtaatgtttttactttttagacaTAGGTACCCAAAAAATAGGAATGCTATGTCAATGGCCATTTCTAATAGATGCAATAGAACTCCTGTTTGAATAGTTCTTTtagaaataaatatttcattgaATTGCTATTTCAAGTGGTGCCTTTAAGAGCCATCTTTCATGTACATTAAGTGTGCTATGAGCATTAAGTTCATGTCATGTTGCACTAGTGATGAGTGAGCTCACTAAATTGATTTAAGATAAAGCCCCttattgtatgtttttttgTAGATGATATAGTTGTTGTGACCCCTATACATCTGAgaagtccccccccccccccccccaattctTCCCCAATCTTCAACGCTACCACACGTCTCCATGGCCTTGTCTCCTCCATCCCAAACCGCTATAACCATTTCCCCAACAAAACTTTATTGAACGAAGTGATTTTCCATATTCCTAAACCACCATTGACCATAGGAGCACACACCTTATCCCAACCCACCAGATGCAACTAGGGTGTATCACCCATCCCATCCCACAAGAAATCTTTTTGCAGTTTCTTAATCCTATTAGTCACTTTTGTAGGAATAGtgaacaaaggaaaaatgaagaaaattgtttaaaataggGTAACCCGGACTGATGAAAAAAATGAGGGAGAGTTATTTGAGATGGTTTGGTTATGACTTATGTGTATTAGAGAGTGATTAATGTACAAGTGAGAGACAATGACTGATTCAATGATTCAAGTCAAGAGAATGAAAGGGTATAGGGAGacttgaaataaaattaatagatgtgagaaaaaaaatgatatgctAATAAGGAGGTAACACAGAGTATGACTttggatagaatagaatgaataaaaaaaaaaacatgtagcCAACCTTGACTAATCTATTGAGGATCTATAACCGACCGCaaattttgggattaaggcttTTTCGTTATGTTGACAAAGAATTGCCAAAAGTTTATGCTATTTGAAGAGTCATCTTTGCTTATATCACAAAGGTGCTACTTGAAATAGTGCTTCTGTGAAATAAACCTTGCAAACCATGAAATTATTGTTTCATATATCATGGAACACTTATAATGTATCAGAATATGGCTATcaagaaattttgttttaaaactgTGATGAAAGcattatttgaaataattattgaagATAAGAAACAAATTCTGTATAATTTGTCATTTCTAAAGGTTTTGTTTGAGTCTTAATAAGCGTGGTAAAATATTGCTTTTAAGACACAAAAGTTGCTATTTTCAAAAGCAATTTTCACTTGTTATAATACTTAATTAGAATCTAAATGCTTTCAACGTTGTGATTAAAACATAACATTGACTAATCTTTGTCGAAAAAAGAAATTCCAAAGTATATGAAGTATTGGTTCCAGATGCTAGATGGTCCATGGAAATTTGCTAGATTTTATATCTTACCATGTGTGGAAATACTGACAATGAGTTAGCAAAGTTTACCCTGCTGATTAATTAGCATGTGTTGGTATCAAAGTCTCCATTGTTGAAAAATGATTCTTGGCAGTCTTGTGATGCCCTTacactaaaacataaaatacaATCTCTAATTCCCTTCATGTTAGGTTAGTCATGCTGcacaatgcatgttcatatccAAAACATCATTTCTCTTACAACCTGTGAGTCTTCAACCGTGTGGGGTCCACATGTTTGTGAGATAGATGATGTATATATGGAATGCACTACATACCATTTCAAGCGACCATAAAGTATCTTTATGTTATATAAACTCCTGTTGGAAGTTACACAAGATCATAGAGGATATTGTTTGATCTGGAAAATATTACTTTATGTTCCACCCATAGCCTCAGCTTGTCTGTTTTTGGGAGAAAAATGAGGGGGGCAACAGATTGGGGTTTAGTGTATATCTGTTCTTATCATTTCATCGGCAATAATTATTATAGTGatccttcttttgttttttcatgaAGGTTTATCTGATACTTGATGAATTCATTCTTGCTGGGGAGCTCCAAGAAACAAGCAAAAAGGTTTGCACATTCCTTctccccccccccttctctctttcttgtttTGGAGGCAACCACAAATATGTAGGGGTGGCAATATTTGACACAACACACTTTTTTTGTGAGTTAGTGTTTAGTGTAAATGGGTCAATTTTGTCTTGACGTGCTTAACTTGCAATTTGCTCAAACAGGCCCAGTTAAATTCGTGTCAACACAAGTTGTGACCTATTTTGACACCATCCTATTAACCcatataaataaatgtcattttatcagacataaatttgaattttaaaaatagaactgagtaattaaaagaattttaatatttttatgataaattctTCATTGAAACTCCAAAAGTCCTTAACccttttacccaaaacaaagaaacaactCTCAattcattttatcttttttagaCTGTGTATTTCTAAATTAGGATAAAACTTCATTGGGTTGAGACAAGATAAGAACTTTTattctacttatcaaaaaaataaaaataaataaaagatgagaaattttattttgtatgctATAACTTTAATTAAGGTTATTATGAATTAGaatttttgtttagatttttttgtttgtaattattattattatttgttgacttacaaaaataaaaaacatgttaattATTTTGGGTCATGTcctttaaattttctttaaatgggtTGTATCCATGTCAATTGAAATACAACATGTTTATTAATGGGTTGGAATGGATCTTGTTTCTTGTCAACCTAGCATGAACTAAGTATCAAATGTGTTACGTGGGTTGTGTCGTGTCAACCCACTTAATAAATCAACCATGTTAAGGTTCAAGTATTTTGTTTCGTTATTAAATGAGTTGGGATAGGGTTGACCCATATAATATAATACTCTTATTTTGACATGACACAAACACAACCCACCCAACATGAATTGCCACCCTGTCAACCTTCCTTACAGAGTGGTTTTCTGATTCTCTCTTATAACTTGGATGCAACTAATTTTGGCCTTAGATGCAAAATATCTGTATGCATAATATGACTGAAGAATTTGATCATATTGCTAATTGTTGCTTTGACTTGCAGGCGATTATTGAAAGAATGGGTGAACTGGAAAAGTTGGAGTGAGACCTTATTCTGAGGAGCGTGTTATAGGAGTgtcatttttctttccctttttttcccCAGTTGGTTTCTATTTTGTTTACAAAATTCATACTGCGGCTTTCATCTTGTAATATCAGAAAATTGTTCCTTCCTTGTTCATTTCTCTAAtgtgtttcttcttcttcacttttcCCCATGTTGCTGTTAGTAACATGGGTGGCTGTAAGTCATATTCAATCAACAAAGGCAATATACATAAACGCAGCAGCGCTTTGTGCACTATCCAaattcttgtgtgtgtgtgtgcgtgcgtgTGCGGCTGTGCACACCATCCAAATtcttgtatgtgtgtgtgcggCTGTGCGCGCGTGTTTTTTCTCAGAATGACATCATTTGAAATTGTATGGCCAGATTCAGCACCTTAGCAAAGTTGGTGCTATCCTGTGAAATTCTGCAGGTGAGAGAGTCGTTTTCCTGCTACATCACATTCATAGGTGTTGTCCTCATGATATgtcttgataaaattttaaaagcaaTGTTGATTTCACACTTATACATAGACGTAGTACACAATTTTAGTTTAAGAAACTAATGACCTGATTGGTAAGAGATTtatagtaacgttgtttgtattttttgaaaatacgtgtaggtgaaaaagtgtgaaaatacgtgtaatgtttaaatactgaaaattgttatttaaacaacagtaaAAAACGGGCTGTAAAGTTCACACTCATACATATAGTACACAATTTTAGTTACAAAACTGGAATGTGTGCACATTTCCTGAACTTTAAAACATAAACATTTCTTTAGCCATGACTTTATGCTTGGTAGTTGATTCTCTATTTGAGGCAAACGGTTTTTTTCCCTAGGTTTCTGTGATTCTTGAGATTTACAAgttgaaaaaagagaaaataaataataaaacaaatgaataagatgaaggaaatttttttttttttgaatatggcataacattttaaaaactGGAGCTTTGCAATTCTACTTTTGCCATATAGCCtgaattaaaaattgaaaagaaaaacctccaagtaaactaaataaattttcaCTTATAACTATGTTATTATTAAACGTATAATTTTCATGCTTAACAACCTAACATAAACTctgctttaaaaaataatataataaagcATTTAACTCAAAATCTAACTTTCTTTTCccgtttcatttttttttttttggttgtgataATTGACTTAGAAGCAAATATTAAAAGTGACATGTAAAACCCAACACTCTACTCAAATGTATCAGAATTTGAAGAGCTCTACCTATTGTCGATAGCCATTGGCATTCAAATTGGCTGTAAAACGCCAAGTCGGCCTAGGTCGAGGGGTGGGTCAGGTTTCATATGTGGTTGGAGCCTTGGAGGGTTCTATGTGTGATTGTGAGTGTTATATAGTATTTACCGTGAAAGTttgtgtctaatttttttttttttttttgtacttagaGAAAATATAAACATTACACTAAATtagataatgaaaaaaaagtagGATACttcatctataaaaaaataataaataaataaataaataaactttgagaaaaaaattcaatagttaaaagataaaaaattttgaacctggtttcttttgaaaatatcaaaaagtacTTATTGAACTAAAAGATGCTTAGTCACTTTTATAAGGAGATGACATTGAATTCCAAATATTAGCCAAAGGCCCAAAAAGCAAACCCTGGTTTGAGGTTTgtgataaaatatataaaaataataattgatgaaaTTCCTATTGTACCTTCCCTATTTTGAAGGACTAAATTGACCTTGAAAAGCTGTGACCACAACCTTACAAATTCTATCTTTGATGTTTGGAAGTACCAACCTGCACCGTTGAACTCATTACCAATAAGTTTGAATGTGGTACTTTCAATGTGTTCTAGTCCAATAAGTTGATAGCTTGTTTAACAAGTTTGGTAAAACTCAGCCCAGTTTGcgacaaaactcaaaactccaACGGACCAACCCATGACCACGACCATGACCATGACCATGTtaattaaaaacacaatttttttaatgaacaaaaAAGGCTCATACGTGCGTGCAGTATCATTGTCCTGCTCGTTGAAACCCAAATTTTATGGCGTGGGATCACCGAAATTGTATGGGCTatccaaattaaaaatacattCTTAACCTTGAAATTTgggttctttttattttcactatttccatttcaaaatattttattttgatgctTGATGTTTAATTCCAGTTTCATATTGATCatgatattaatttttgttagtaAACAAACGGTTAagtattctttttgtttaacaatttcattaaatactaattctaagggtctgtttggtctCTAAGTTCAAACTTACATTTTAAACATTAAACACATTTTCACACaatttttcactcacacgtatttcaaaaaattacaaaaattccatctcaaactataaaaatttcatctcaaactactctatcaAACACCcttaaaataatgttaaatatagggattttttatttgttgcaaCTTGCAATTGGCAAACAAAATTTGGCAGCATATGTAAGAATTGCATGGCAAACAAACACGCCCCGGGCCCACACTACGCAAAGGTGCTCGAAAAATTTAATGCTACAAGGCAAAAGTGGCTTGAAAAATTTGTGACCACTCCATATCAGTTTGAGACTTTTATAGCAAGAAATAAAGATCATGGTTTGATATTCTCATCCAGTGCCGTCCAACCTAAATTCTGAAgacaaaaatcacaaaattaggCAAAGGGAGTAAAAGAATAcactaacgctctgtttgttttgaatatgaaatttgTATATTAATCCTTTCAACATAATATGGGGAGGAGATTTCTCAGTCACTTAAGGCATAATTCCTCTATGAAACGACAAATTCTATTGTTATATAGGATGGTACATCATCAATAATTGTTACATTGTTCTACCATGTGTGATGGGAGTAATTCATAGACTAAAATGACAGCATCCAAAAATTGTGTTCTTTTTTGACATTCCCTAACAGGACCCGTCTTGTGATTGACTGACTAACCTAAAGCCAGAAGTCCACTGAAGTTGTTTGAGACTCATTCTATGCCTAAGTCTAACACttcgatttttttaaaaaactttccTGGCCTTCTGTTTATTCTTTAAGGAGCTAGCGTTAAACTGAAATAAGGGAAGCACCAATTGAACATAATCTTAACCATTCTATTTAATATCATTGTTTGTAAAAGGACATGAATGTGGTAAAGCTcataaaaggattattctaCAAAACTTAATCATCATCCTAGCAGCTGATAGGTCCAGGTTTTCACTCCGCCTAGAGGTCACAGCAAGTTTCCTCTGCTTGCCTGGAGTGCTCTTCTTTTCTGATCATTTGATATTCGGAAATTGTTATCAATCAAACCTTGCATGTATCATCACTTATTTGATCATGCCAAAGTTGAGGCATCAAGTCCCAAGTATGAACAGAAAGAATTAACGAAATAATGTGTTACCCATCCTTATGTCCCATCAAAGAGCTGTCAACGCGACTCACATCAAAGGCGCTCATTGCAGAGTAATTGCAATGGTAATGCACCACTGGCATGGAAGCCACCTCCGGTCTCTTCGTAGACTGAGGGGAGAAGGTGGTCTTGCCTTTTTACCCGGGCATGGGGCAATGATGAAGTAATGTCCATGAGGTACTGCTGCTGTTGAGAGAGTGGCGTGTATTTAGGGCCAAGTACTTCTAGTGGTGAAGGGGGTGGAGGGAGAAGGGCGTTGGAACATGGGATCCGCATCTGAGTGTCTTGCCTTCCCTGTTGCCAGCTCTGAACTTGGGACATGGATGTTGAAGTTCCCACAGGCCTGTATTGAGCTGCCAGCTGGGCAGTCCAAAAGAGTTGatgctgctgttgttgttgcGGATGCTGCTGTTGTTTTGTCAAGGCTGCAGGACTTGCATTAGAACCACATAGTGGACTGCCAAGATATAGAGGTAGCTGCAGCTGGACCTATAAGCAAGCATGACaacataattttagaaattttattagcTAACATGGTAAGAGCTGCAACAGTTAGCAACAAAATCATAAGTCATATGATAGAATATAAGTTTCTGCTATTCGCaagttggaaaatttagatGGGTTCGTGTTTACATAATTGGGCAATCCTATATTAATTGTCTTATTAGTTGGTCCTTCTATGTAGAGCTTACATTTTGATTCTCTCATTAAGTGGGTGAAAAAGTTGTAATTCCATAAAGTGAGATCCATCAAGCTACTCAAAACCTTGTAACAAGTGCAGGGAAAAGGACATAATATTGGGAGAGTTGCAAAACAATGTTTAACTTGCTAGTGAAATCTCCTactacaaaagaaagaacaaaacctGATGTGCTGCTGCTGGTGCTACTGAAAGCTGGTCAGAGTAAGCAGAGGAGGTATAGCGACTTTGGGGCATGGAGAAAGGCATGAGAGTCTGCTTTTGAGCCAGAGATTGAAGATAAGGAACTTGGAATTGTGACGAAGAATCTAATCCATTTCCAGCTCTACGAACACTATTCTTAGCTTCCATCCCACCACCTCCAGCCGACAGTGACAAGAAATCAAAACCCTGCCAGCAAccagagaataataaaaaaaattgtaatggaACTATGGAAGAAACCTTGGCAATTGCAATATAAGTTTACCTGCTGCTGTGAGTTGTATGCCCCAGATGCCAGAGCAGCC
This genomic stretch from Castanea sativa cultivar Marrone di Chiusa Pesio chromosome 1, ASM4071231v1 harbors:
- the LOC142622703 gene encoding AP-2 complex subunit sigma encodes the protein MIRFILLQNRQGKTRLAKYYVPLEDSEKHKVEYEVHRLVVNRDPKFTNFVEFRTHKVIYRRYAGLFFSLCVDITDNELAYLECIHLFVEILDHFFSNVCELDLVFNFHKVYLILDEFILAGELQETSKKAIIERMGELEKLE